A portion of the Candidatus Neomarinimicrobiota bacterium genome contains these proteins:
- a CDS encoding carboxypeptidase-like regulatory domain-containing protein, with protein sequence MIIIRIIFLLVLIPLSGWSETISGRMVDSETGVALPYVNIGVLGGERGTVSNEQGYFHLDLTDLMPESTIRFSFIGYENHDATVEKLSGLGGNLGEVKLTPITLEMQAVLVFPREFKEKVVGNPHPPAMMRGGFAEDSLGYELGIRVKIRKRPTLLKTLTLHGVTTTYDTVFYRLNVYEMEDKQPGKNILTKPIYITLTDFEQLADITIDLTSHHIVVHDDFAITLEYVKELGEGDLQFSTGILNGKIFYRKTSQAPWHSAPFGLGMSVLIRYEK encoded by the coding sequence ATGATAATCATACGAATCATCTTTCTGCTCGTCTTAATACCCCTTTCAGGCTGGAGTGAGACTATATCTGGTCGTATGGTTGACAGTGAGACCGGGGTGGCCTTGCCTTATGTGAATATCGGCGTTCTGGGTGGGGAGCGGGGGACGGTCTCCAACGAACAGGGCTATTTCCATTTAGATCTCACGGATCTGATGCCAGAATCAACAATCCGCTTCTCCTTTATTGGCTATGAAAACCATGATGCTACTGTTGAAAAGCTGAGCGGGTTGGGTGGCAACCTGGGGGAAGTCAAACTGACTCCCATAACACTGGAAATGCAGGCAGTCCTGGTGTTTCCCCGAGAATTCAAAGAGAAGGTTGTGGGAAATCCCCACCCTCCTGCCATGATGCGAGGCGGCTTCGCAGAAGACAGCTTGGGTTATGAGCTAGGTATTCGAGTCAAAATAAGAAAGCGACCAACCCTGTTAAAGACCCTGACCCTGCATGGCGTTACCACCACCTATGACACTGTCTTTTATCGACTGAACGTCTATGAAATGGAAGATAAACAACCAGGCAAGAACATTCTCACAAAACCCATTTACATTACACTCACCGATTTTGAACAACTCGCAGACATCACTATCGATCTAACATCACACCACATTGTGGTTCACGACGATTTCGCAATCACGTTGGAGTATGTAAAAGAGTTGGGTGAGGGTGACCTGCAATTCTCAACAGGCATCCTCAATGGGAAAATATTTTATCGCAAAACCAGCCAGGCCCCCTGGCATTCAGCGCCCTTTGGTCTGGGAATGAGCGTGCTGATCCGCTACGAGAAGTAG